In Misgurnus anguillicaudatus chromosome 5, ASM2758022v2, whole genome shotgun sequence, a genomic segment contains:
- the LOC141363871 gene encoding H-2 class II histocompatibility antigen, E-S beta chain-like — protein sequence MSLPKLILMLSVFIGPGQYVIVLNYFSANGYYYHAVAKCIYSSSDYSDMVYIDGYYFNKFVYTQFNSTVGKYVGFTEYGVTNAEFWNNNPAILQQERAEVDRFCKNNAPVLDSGVRDKRVKPNIKLSSVKESDGEHPAMLMCSAYNFYPQQIKVTWLKNNQPVTSDVTLTDEMPNGDWYYQIHSHLEYTPKSGEKISCMVEHASSTKPMIVDWDPSLPESERNKVAIGASGLVLGIVLAAAGLIYYKKKSAGQWNESKSN from the exons ATGTCATTGCCTAAGCTCATTCTGATGCTGTCTGTATTCATCGGACCAG GACAATATGTGATTGTCTTAAATTATTTTTCAGCTAATGGATATTATTACCACGCTGTGGCGAAATGCATCTACAGCTCCTCTGATTACAGTGACATGGTTTACATTGATGGATATTACTTCAACAAATTTGTGTACACACAATTCAACAGCACTGTGGGGAAGTATGTAGGGTTTACTGAGTATGGAGTGACAAACGCAGAGTTCTGGAACAACAATCCTGCCATACTGCAGCAAGAGAGAGCTGAGGTGGACAGATTCTGCAAAAATAATGCTCCAGTCTTGGACTCAGGTGTCCGTGATAAAAGAG TGAAACCAAATATCAAACTCAGCTCAGTGAAGGAATCAGATGGTGAGCATCCAGCTATGCTTATGTGTAGCGCATACAACTTCTACCCACAACAAATCAAAGTGACCTGGTTAAAAAACAATCAACCTGTGACCTCTGATGTGACCTTAACTGATGAGATGCCTAATGGAGACTGGTACTATCAGATCCACTCCCACCTCGAGTACACCCCCAAATCTGGAGAGAAGATCTCATGTATGGTTGAGCACGCCAGCTCTACTAAACCTATGATTGTTGACTGGG ACCCTTCTCTTCCTGAGTCTGAGAGAAATAAGGTTGCTATCGGGGCTTCTGGTCTGGTGCTGGGAATCGTCTTAGCAGCTGCTGGACTTATTTACTACAAGAAGAAATCAGCAGGTCAGTGGAATGAGAGCAAGTCTAATTGA